The Pseudomonadales bacterium sequence AAAGTCCGCGTCGGCCGCGATCGTGCGCACCCGATCGTGCGCGATACCGGCAAGCCGTGCCGCCTTCACGATCGAATGATGCGACTGCGAGGACACATACAGCGTGCCGGAACGGATGTCCGTGCCAAGTTTCTGCTCGCGCGCACAGGCGATCGCACTGAACATCGCCATCGAACCACCGGTGGTGAACAGTCCCCGCGCGGTCTCCGGAAACTGCATCCACTCGCACAGCCACTCGAGCGCGTTGGCCTCGAGCTGCACCAGCGCCGGTGCTGCCTGCCAGATCCCCGTGTAGCGGTTCACGCTGCCGGCGATGAAATCCGCCAGTGCGGCGGTAAACACACCACCACCCGGGATATACGCGAAGTAACCCGGACTGGCCGTGTTGAACGATCGCGGTATCCACTGCTCGAACAGCGGATCGAGCAATGCATCGAGGTCCGTACCTGACTCGGGTGCTGGTTCACGCAGCGATCGGCACAGACTTTCGACTCCGGCAAGGGCACCACAGACCGGTGCAGCACGCAGCCCTGCCAAATGCGAGACCACGCGCTGCGTCACTGCCGCAGTCATCGCCCGCATCCGTTCCGGCGGCAGATCGAGATCGGCGGGATCGGCTGCAACAAACGTATCGGACATCTCCCGACGCTCCACGTCAGTCGAGCAGTTCGGCCCTGAGTCTGGCGAGATCGGCGTCCGAGACGCCGAGCACCTCGTGGAAATAGTTGTTCATTGATCCACTGCGTTGTTCGATCTCGCTGAAGACCGCCGCGAGGTATTCGGGTTCGGCGCCGAGCATGGCCTTGATCACCAGCGGCGGCAGCTTGCCGATCATCTGCTGCAGCGGCGCCTTTGCCTCATCCGCCTTGCCGCCTTCCTGCGCCTTCCGGTCATTCCCGTTCAGGAACGCTGCTGGCGTCAGGTAACGGTTGGTGAGCGCGTAGTCGGCAAGCACCGTCTCTCTGGGCACGCCAAGCGCAGTCAGGATGAGCGCAGCGGCAACACCGGTGCGGTCCTTGCCTGCGGTGCAGTTGAAGGCGAGCGGCAAATCGCCGTCCACCAGCATGCGGAACATCTCGCGGAAGGCGAGCGACTGTTCGTAGGCAAGGTTGCCATAGAGCCTGGCAAAACTGGTCTTCACTCCAGCCTCGGTGATGTCGCCGGTCAGCAAGCGGCTGAAGTCGGCGTCGCTCATCTCGTAGTCGCGCGTCCAGTAGTTGACCGCACCGCCAGCCTCGAGCCATCCGGCAGGTTCGTGCAACCGCTCACTCGTGGTCCGGAAATCGCACACCTGACGCAGCCCGAGATCGCTCAGGTACTTCTGGTCGGCAGCGCTGAGCGCAGCCATGGCGCCCGAACGAAACACCTTGCCCCAGCGCACCTGGCGACCGTCCGCAGTCAGATAGCCACCCAGATCGCGAAAGTTGCGCCCGCCTTCGAGCGGCAGCAGGCGCTCCGCGACCCACAGGCTGTGGCCGCTTCGATCCTCGATATGGAAATAGGGGCGACCGCCCTGGTTCACCTCGAAGGCAGCCTCTTCGCCCACGAGACCGCGCGCCAGGATCTGGCGCTCGGCAGCCCGCGCGTCCGGCACACTGGCCACCGAAATGCTGACCGCACCATCGAGACCGCTCCAGTGCAGCCGATAGTGCCCTGGCGAAGTGCGCTCGACCGTTGCCGGCGCCACATCACGGAAGGCCCTGGCGGCCGGTGCGTTGGTTGCAGTCACGCTCGCAGGAGTCGCAACGGGCACCGTTCGGGGGACGTCTGCACAAGCAACGCCTGCACCGATGAACAGCAGCGCCGCGGTCAATCCGCTTGCCAGCAGGCTGCGCAGGTTCCAGTTCTTCATCGTTCTTCTCCTCGTCGCTCGCATTGTTTGCCGGGTACTCAGCTGTGCGCCTGCACCCAGCGCACGATGTCCTGCGCGCCCATCATGCCAGCCTGACGTACCACCTCGCGACCACCGCGAAACAGGATCAGGGTCGGGATGCTGCGGATGCTGTATTGGGAACCGATCCCGGGCGCGGCGTCGGTGTCGAC is a genomic window containing:
- a CDS encoding tyrosine-protein phosphatase codes for the protein MKNWNLRSLLASGLTAALLFIGAGVACADVPRTVPVATPASVTATNAPAARAFRDVAPATVERTSPGHYRLHWSGLDGAVSISVASVPDARAAERQILARGLVGEEAAFEVNQGGRPYFHIEDRSGHSLWVAERLLPLEGGRNFRDLGGYLTADGRQVRWGKVFRSGAMAALSAADQKYLSDLGLRQVCDFRTTSERLHEPAGWLEAGGAVNYWTRDYEMSDADFSRLLTGDITEAGVKTSFARLYGNLAYEQSLAFREMFRMLVDGDLPLAFNCTAGKDRTGVAAALILTALGVPRETVLADYALTNRYLTPAAFLNGNDRKAQEGGKADEAKAPLQQMIGKLPPLVIKAMLGAEPEYLAAVFSEIEQRSGSMNNYFHEVLGVSDADLARLRAELLD